The sequence ATTTGCCCCTAGCTTATCGGTTTACCTTCATTATGGATCAAACCGGTTGAAGGCCGAGGAATTTACAAAAGCTGCTACAGAGGCAGAAGTGGTCCTGACTTCCTATGGTTTGTGCCATCTAGACTTTGCTGAATTTGAGTCACTGACTTGGAGTTCCATTGCGATCGATGAAGCACAAAATATTAAAAATGCCGGCACGAAACAGTCTCGAGCGGTCAGAAAGTTAACAGGACGGCACCATATCGCCTTGACTGGAACCCCGATGGAAAACCGGCTATCCGAGTTATGGTCGATCTTTGATTTCACAAACCATGGCTATCTCGGCAGTCTCGGCCAATTCCAGAAGCGGTTTGTAGTTCCGATTGAAAAAGATAATGAAAAGCCCAAAATTAGCCAGCTGCAATCATTGATTCGGCCGTTCCTCTTACGGAGAACGAAAAAGGACGAAGATGTTGCCTTGAACTTGCCGGATAAATTGGAGCAAAAAGAATATTGTCCATTAACCGCTGAACAGGCTTCGTTGTATGAACAATTGGTGAAAGACACGTTAGCTGATATCGAAAGGTTCACTGGCTTTGAGCGCAAAGGCCTTATTTTACAAATGTTAAGCCGCTTGAAGCAATTATGTAACCATCCAGCTTTGTATTTAAAAGAAGAACGGCCAACAAACTTAGTGGAGCGTTCAGCAAAGCTTGAGAAGTTACAGGAAATTATTGGTACAGTAATCGACCAAGAGGAAAGCTGCTTAATTTTCACGCAATATATTGAAATGGGCCATATGATTCAAAAAGTGTTGAAAGATGAATTTAATGTAGAGGTTCCATTTTTAAATGGAAGTGTACCAAAGCAGCAACGGGACAGAATGATCACCCGCTTCCAAAACCGAGAATTTCCGGTGTTCTTGCTGTCGCTGAAAGCTGGTGGCACGGGCTTAAACTTAACGGCAGCCAATCATGTCATCCACTATGACCGTTGGTGGAACCCGGCTGTTGAAAATCAAGCGACCGACCGCGCCTACCGTATTGGCCAGGAACGGTTTGTTCACGTTCATAAATTCATTTGCACAGGCACACTTGAGGAAAAAATTGATTTAATGCTAGATAAAAAGCAGGCATTGAACGATGAAATCATTCAAAGTGATAACTGGATTACCGAGCTTTCCACGGATGAGCTTCGGGACTTGATCCATTTAGGGTGATCCTCAGGAAGGGGATCTCTCTTATCCTTTACATTGAAGCAGCTACCTTTATGAAGGGGCTGCTCTTTTATTTGGCCTACCTTGTTGAACAAAAACTAATCCGCCTACGGCAACATCTGTGTGACCAGCATGCTGCAGACCTTGAGCTACCATTGGTGAAGATGAATGAACCCCCTCCTAATTGAATTTTCACCATATTACCTATTTAAATAGTGTAATATCTTTGAAAAACTAGATTTTTCAAGATTATCGAACTAACTTTCCTTCATTAATGTTATAATAGATAAAAGTTTTTTTACTTCATTCAACAAATGTTTTTTGTACCGAAAGCTTGCGACAGGTACAGAAGCCACTTCTAAATTTAAGAAATAAATGCAGCCGAATTTTCTGATTTAGTGTGGTTTCAACCCCTGGCTGAATGAAGTTATGCCTCCGGCGGATGCCTCGGATTTTTTAAATGTTTTTTATCGAACAAGCACAGGTGTTAATCCGGGCGCATATTCGACGAGACGAATTTTGATAAAGTTCATAGAAAGGAATTTGGTCACATGATTGGATTATTTATTATCTTAATTTTAGTACTATTTTTACCTTTTACCGTAAAAAAAGTCGAACACAACTTAGAAGTCTTCCTTTTTATTATGGGCATTGCGGCGGCTATTGTGAGCGGCATGATGAACATGGATTTAATAGAAAAGGCCTTGATTGATCCGATTCAAATCACATTAGCGGTTCTCATCGCAGGTTTAATTACAAAGTGGGCGCAAGTACCATTGGAAAAAGCAATCTTAGCGACCAGTAAGGCTCTAACCCCTCGAATCTTCCTCGGGTTAATGGTCATCGTGTTAGGGTTGGCTTCAAGCATTATTACGGCCATTATTGCCGCCATTATTCTTGTTATCATTGTGAATGTATTGCCGCTTGAACGCCAATCTGAAATTCGTATTACGATCTTAGCTTGTTTTTCGATTGGTTTAGGTGCTGCGTTAACACCGATTGGTGAGCCACTTTCAACCATTGTAGTTAGTAAAATGGGAGAGGACTTCGGGTATTTAATGGGACTGATTGGTCCTGAAGTCATTCCAACCGTCATTGTATTAGGAATTATTTCTATATTTTTTGTTAAGACAAACCCAAGTTCAGATACATTAACGGCCGAAAATCCTGCTGAGTCTTATAAAGAAATTATCATTCGCGCCGCGAAAATTTATCTATTTGTAATGGGGTTAACATTCTTAGGACACGGTTTCGAACCACTGATTGAGACATACATCCTTGGCTTAAGCCCAGCCCTATTGTATTGGATTAATATGATTTCGGCTGTTCTTGATAACGCAACCCTTGCTGCTGCAGAGGTTAGCCCGGCTATGGATGGCGAAACGATTCGCGCGATTCTTCTTGGTCTCTTGATTGCAGGCGGGATGTTGATTCCAGGAAACATTCCTAACATTATCGCTGCAGGCAAATTAAATATCACAAGTAAAGAATGGGCCGTCTTCGGTCTGCCAGTTGGAATCATTATTATGGCATTATTCTTTGTGATTTTGTTCGTATTTTAATTTCTTGGATCCGTCTACCTAGTAGGCGGATTTTTTTGGGTTTGGGTTAAGGGGAGAACCGAGTCCGGTCCGTATCTATGCCTTATTCGGACTCTACGATCACTTTCCTACCTAATCCTGTCCGTATCCACTCCTTATTCGGACTACTTGCTCATTTTTCTGCCTATTCCTGTCCGTATCTATGCCTTTTTCGGACTACTTGATCACTTTCTTGCCTAGTCCTGTCCGTATATACGTCTTATTCGGACTCCACACTCAATTTCTTACCTATTCCTGTCCGTATCCTAGCCTTATTCGGACTACTTGCTCAATTTCCTAACTATTCCTGTCCGTATCTATGTCTTATTCGGACTACTTGCTCACTTTCCTAACTATTCCTGTCCGTATCTATGCCTTTTTCGGACTACTTGATCACTTTCCTAACTATCCCTGTCCGTATCTATGCCTTTTTCGGACTACTTGATCACTTTCCTAACTATCCCTGTCCGTATCTATGCCTTATTCGGACTACTTGCTCAATTTTCTACCTATTCTTGTCCGTATCCACCTCTTATTCGGACTACTTGATCACTTTCCTAACTATTCCTGTCCGTATCTATGTCTTATTCGGAATCCACGATCAATTTCCTAACTATTCCTGTCCGTATCTATGCCTTATTCGGACTACTTGCTTAATTTTCTACCTATTCTTGTCCGTATCCACGTCTTATTCGGACTCTATGATCAACTTTCTTCCTAGTCCTGTCCGTATCCACGTCTTATTCGGACTCTATGATCAACTTTCTTCCTAGTCCTGTCCGTATCCACCCCTTATTCGGACTCCACGCTCACCTTCCTACCTAGTCCTGTCCGTATCCACCCCTTATTCGGACTCCACGCTCACCTTCCTACCTAGTCCTGTCCGTATCCACCCCTTATTCGGACTCCTTGCTCAATTTTCTTCCTATTCCTGTCCGTATCCAAGCCTTATTCGGACTCCAAGATCCATTTCCTGCCTAGTCCTGTCCGAATCCACGCCTTATTCGGACCCCAAACTCAAATGCTACCTATTCCCGTCCGAACCTGCGTCTTCTTCAGACTCTACGTCTACTTTTCTTCGATTAAGTCCATACACTTTTAAACAAAAAAACCGCCTGCGGTAACAGCAGGCGCTAAGGTGAGGGAGTTTTGCGAGGGAGTCATTGATTCTATCTAAGAAGGATTGGTTGTAAGGGCTTACATTTATATAAATAATAACGGGGTACACATTTTTCAATAAAACTTTTTTTGAGACGATTATTTTAAAACAAGGTGTTGGTTGTCTTGTTGTGGCAGTTGCTGAAGAGCTTGTTCTACTAAGTTAAGTCTGTGATTGAGAAAATCAGTTTTGGCGTTGAGCGAACCTTGCATGCGGATGAGGCTTTCTAGTAGAAGTTCCATTCGTTCGATTTCATTTTTTGGGATCGTTGACATGGCTTATCCCTCCTTCCCAACGGCTACTTGGATTGGTTCCATTTGGAGATCTGCAGGTTCACTTTGCCGTCGGCTATCAAGGAATTTGATGGTTTCCGCTACGACTTCTGTTACATACACACGTTTTCCCTCTTTATTTTCATAATTTCGGGTTTGAATCCTGCCGGTAATTCCCACCAATGAGCCTTTCCGGCAATATTGGGCCGTGTTCTCGGCTATTTTTTTCCATAACGTACATTGCACAAAATCGGCGTTGATTTCTCCTTGTTGATTGCGAAATTGCCGATTCACTGCGACGGTTACACTCGTTACAGATGTCCCTTCTTGCGTAATTCGCAATTCCGGGACTTTTGTCAGCCTTCCCACTAATATCACTTGATTCATCATACTCTCTTCCCACCTCTCTCTTATTGGCCCCATCATACCTCAATCAACTTGCCAATGTAAAATCACCAAAAATTATTTTCTCCGCTCCTTTTTCATTAATAATGAGTTTATTCATTCGTTTTAATATAATATATTATGAGAGTTCACACACATTTCCTAATTATCGGCAAAATAACAAAAAATATTTTTCTGAATTTTTACATAAATTCTTCTTCCCTTTATGATATAATTTTTACAAAATGGAGGTGGAGTGGATGAAGACCTTTAAGTTAATCTCGTTGCATGTTGTAGAGGACGATGGATTAAAGGATATTCATCTGTTAGAGGGCCTTGTAATTAACAAGGAAAATGACACGCGCACTTGGTTACTAGAAGCTTATGTATCAACCGACTACCTCGAATATTTTAGCAATTTATTGAAAAGGAGCGATCAAACGACCCTCCGGATTATCATTTCACGTCGGGAAAATGACCCTGCTTTTTTCTTCAGTCGATCTCTTAAAATTAATAAGCTCAGCGATGATAAAATGAGCTTGCTGTTTTCCGGCTCTGTGAAAAACTCAAATACATACGCAGAGCTGTTATTAAGGCATTTGATTGAAAAAGGATTGACAGGTGAGAAGCTGCTTCAAGAGTTCAGAGTAAAGATGATCACGAAGCCAACAATTACACCCGTTCAAAAATGATGAACTAAATAAGACTTGGGCGTATTTGGGGTGGACCTTATCCTTATGAGCTCGCTCAAAGAATTCCTTTTTATAAATCGTGGCATTAACATTATTAAGTCCGAGTTTGAATTCCGCCAACTTGTCGGATATTTTCCTGATAAAAGTTAAAGCTGTCAGATTCATATGTCTGACAGCTTTTTTTCTTTATTTATCCTTGTTGTTTTCATCATTCATGTCACGTTGGTCTTCAACGACTTCTTCTCTTTCCGTGTTGTGATCAGTCGACGGATCACCATCATTGTTAGTATTAATGTCATTATTATCATTATCTCCAATGTCGGCGTTGTCATTGCGGTTTGTGTCATTGTTATTGTCATCGTTTAGGTTGTTTTCAACGGCATCATTTTCACCATTGTTTCCATTGTTATTGTTGCCACCGTTGTCATCCATTTGATTACCGTTATTGTTTTCTGGTGGTGGATCTTGATCATCCCCGCAAGCACCTAATAACATGACTGATAACAATGAGCTACCAACTAAAGTTAATAATTTACGATTCATGGGAAAACCCCTTCCATTGTTAATCTAGACCCCATTCGGTCGTTAATAGGTTACCCAGAATTGAAAATCAAATTCGCCTCGTCGGAATTGTGTCTATTTTTTTTATTAAAGCTTGCTGATTAAAATCCTGTTAAACAGTGCATAGATCGCTGAGGCTAAACTTAATTGGAACGATTTGAATCCTAAGCCTCAATTAAATATTTAGTACCCAAAACAAAAAAAGAGTCCAGCCATTTCGCACTGAACTCGAATTTTACCTTTTATTCTTTTTTATCGCTAAGCGCAAACATAATTTCGGTTTCACAGACTAATTCACCGTCAACCGTTGCAATTGCTTTCCCTTTTCCAAACGTGCTGCGCAGGCGAACCATTTCTACTTCCAAGCGTAATACATCTCCAGGAACGACTTGGCGTTTAAAACGGCAATTATCAATTCCTGCAAAAAAAGCAAGACGGCCACGATTTTCTTCTTTCATTAACATCGCTACAGCACCGACTTGGGCAAGGGCTTCAACAATTAACACCCCCGGCATAACTGGATATTCAGGAAAATGGCCGTTAAAAAATTCTTCATTTGCAGAAACATTTTTAATGCCGACCGCCTTTTTCCCTTCCTCAACTTCCAAAATTCGATCAACCAACAAAAACGGATAACGATGTGGAATAATTTCCTTAATCTGCGTAATATCTAACATATGTATAACCTCCTAATTTTATCTGAAACAGGGGGACAGTTCTCGTGTTTCATGCATTCATCAGTGGGGATGAAAGAAAACCCCCACTGATGGAAGTTTCACTTTATTGTACACGAGATCCTATGTTTATGACAAAGCATGCGGTTTGAAACACGAGAACCATGCCCCTTTATTTTTTCTCAACCAAGTCGAGCAAATGAGTCCATGTTGAGCGGTTAAAAACGTCGAGCGCATTTCCATCTCCAAGTACCCCATACCCTACTGCGGCTCCTGCCATTATACTGAATAGAATGAGTACGAAAACAATCAGAACTCGAAGCCAGATTGGAATAAGACGCAATCTGATTTTATCCTGTTTTTCCGGTTGTTGTTCTTCTTCTTTTTGAAGTCTTAAAGCCTCGCGACTATTTTCATTCATTGCCATTGATCTTTTCCCCTTTTAGCGAATTCCATTGATGAGTCCCATCATTTGATCAGCCATGTTAATGGAACGTGCCTGAAATTGATAAAGGCGCTGGGCCCCGATTAAATCGGTCATTTCTTTTGCTGCATCCACATTTGATTTCTCCAATGCCCCTTGCTTCAGTGAGACTTGATCATCGGTTAAATCAGTTACGATCTCCTCGATTCCTACGTTTAATTCTCCCATGTTCGTTGGAACTCCCAATAAGTTATTTCCCTTTAGCTCTAAAAATTGTGGTTTCTCTACTTGGCTGACGCCTAATTGGAAGACTTGCTGATCGTCATTTTCCAAGTGTACGTTGATCGTGCCGCTTTCGTCAACCCTGTATTCTTTAGCTTGTCCATTTATGACAATTAGCTCATTATTTTCGTCTAAAATAGGATGCCCGCTGCTTGTGACCATCATGACTTCATTTTCAGAAGTAGTGGTTAAGTAAAAAGCACCATCTCTTGTGTATTGAATCTCACGACCTGCCTCATGTTGCACAGAAACTCGAAAGAACTGCCCCTCTTTTGTCAAAGCAAGATCAAGCGCCCGACCTGTATTTTCAAGGCTCCCTTGCGTCATGACCACTTGAGCTTGCGCTACCTTAGCACCTACCCCTTGACGGACTCCATTCGGTGATAATCTTCCAACTTCCCGGGCCGCCTCTGATCCAGTTTCAAATTGCTGAAAAAGCAAATCCGTAAACGTCGTCGTTCGCGCTTTATATCCGTTCGTCCTCACATTCGCGACATTATGACCAATCACATCCATCTGCTTCTGCAATTGACTTAACGTATTCGGTGCCGTAATCATCATTCTATTCAACTTTCTTCCCTCCCTAGACGGGTGAAACATGGGGACGGTTCTCCTGTTTCATTACGAGTATGGAATCCCCTGTTTTTTATAATGGAAAAACTGCCCCTACTCTATGCTTAACCGATTTTTCCAACTTCATTGACCGTTTTTTGTAAGCTGATGTCATAGGCTTGTAAAACTTTCTGGTTTGCCTCGAATGTACGATAAGCCGTCAACATCTCGGTCATCGTTTGAGCTGTGTCAACATTAGACTGTTCCAAAAATCCTTGCTGTATTTTAAAATTTACTCCGTCCACATTATCAGCATCCACAAGCACAGAATTTGAACGGAACAGCCCATCCCCTTCTTTTGCCATCGTAAGCGGCTGATCACTATAGGCAATGCCGAGTCTGGCGGCCTCCACTCCATCGACAAGAATTCGGCCTTCTTCGTTTACCGTAAAATGGTCATTTTCTAGCACTATCCGATTCCCTAATCGGTCCAATACATATCCACCACTAGCTGTCGTTAAATACCCTGTACCATCTAGTGCAAAATTTCCATTCCTCGTATAGCGTGGTTCTCCACCTGGCCCTTCAATTGTAAAAAAGACCGCTCCTTTTATGTCGGTTTCAGGATTTATCGGAAGACTCACATCCAATAACGCCATGTCTGTCTTCAAGCTCGTCTCTTTTAAATCGCATTGAAGGAAATTCGGCATCGCTTCTTGCATATAGACGCCTGTATTCAGGGAACCAATCGTCCGTGATGTTGCTGGTGTGAGGCCGTCCTGTTGCTCCATTCTGTTTAACAGCATTTCCGGAAAAGCCCGGAACGCCGACTGATCCGCTTTAAAGCCAGGCGTATTTGCATTTGCCATATTATTGGCCAACATTTCCGTTTTCCGTTGCTGAGTTAACATTCCAGATGCCGCCGCATAAAAACCACGTAACATATTTACACCTCATTTATTCGTCCAAATCTTCTACTCTCTATTATAGGAAAAAAAGGTGTAAGAATCAGTATTTTTTTGAAAATAATGGAGAATTTTGTGTGGAGAATGGGTGGTTTATGTTCAAATTTTTGTCTGGGTGAGGGGATTGCACTGGAACCTCGGGGGATGGCACCAGTTTGCATGTTAATTGCACCAGATTTGACCGTAATTGCACCAAATCCTCGGTTAATTGCACATACTCCCTTTTTCTGGAAAAGCCCACTGAAAGGGCATAGTAATCCTTTTTTACCCAAACGAAGGAATTGCACCGGAACCTCGGAGGATTGCACCAGTTTGCATGCTAATTGCACCAAATTTGACCGTAATTGCACCAAATCCCCGGTTAATTGCACATACCCCCTTTTTCTGAAAAAACCCCACATTAAAAAAGCCTATCGAAAGGGCATGGACACCTCTTCCGATAGGCTTGGAATAGACTTATACGATTTTTCTTCTTGTGAGTCTGTCAATATTATCGAGCATGAGACCTGTTCCGATCGCCACACAATCCATTGGGTTTTCAGCTACTAAAACAGGTACCTTTAGTTCTTCAGCGAGAAGCATGTCGATTCCGTGCAATAAGGCGCCACCACCGGTTAAAATCACGCCACGGTCAATAATGTCCGCAGAAAGTTCGGGTGGAGTTCGTTCCAGTACGCTTTTTGCCGCTTGTACGATGACAGCGACCGATTCACGAAGAGCATTAGCAATTTCATCCGAGTTAATGGTAATCGTCCGTGGAAGTCCAGTTACCATATCACGACCTCTAATTTCCATCTCTTCTTTTTTCAATTGCGGCTCAACCGTACCAATGGTAATTTTAATATTTTCAGCCGTTCTCTCTCCGATTAAAAGCTTGTATTCCTTTTTAATATAATTGAGAATTTCTGAGTCAAACTTGTCACCGGCCATTTTAATTGAAGCTGAGGTAACGATGTCCCCCATCGATAGAACGGCCACATCGGTTGTTCCACCACCAATGTCGACGACCATATTTCCGCTTGGTTGGAAAATATCCATTCCTGCTCCAATCGCAGCTACCTTTGGTTCTTCTTCTAAAAAGATTTTTTTGCCGCCGCTTTTTTCAGCCGCTTCTTTAATCGCCTTTTGCTCAACGCTTGTAATATTCGTTGGACAGCAGATCAAAATTCGTGGCTTCGATAAAAAGCCCTTTACATTTAGTTTATTAATGAAATACTTTAACATCGCTTCCGTTATATCAAAATCAGCGATGACTCCATCCTTTAATGGGCGGATCGCTACGATATTTCCTGGCGTTCTTCCCACCATGCGGCGAGCCTCTTCCCCAACCGCTAACACTCGATTGGAGTTTTTATCAATCGCCACAACGGAAGGCTCATTTAATACAATTCCACGGCCTTTTACATGTATTAAGACGTTTGCCGTTCCTAAGTCTATACCTATATCCCTTGCGAACATACTCTGTTTTTCCTCCTTGGCCGGATGCTTCTATCGTTATGACCATTCATGTCCGTTATCTATTCAATAGCTTTTTCCAACGATTCTTGCACCGGTTTCCAAAATTGTTTAGGATTCCCTGATGCTTTTGTTATTTATTTTGTACCGTTTACCTTCAATTGATGAACCATTCAATTTTTTCTTCACTCAATTGATAATTTTATCATATTTGTTGGACAGGGGGTATCATTTATAAAGAATTCTGTTGGATTTTGTCAAAAAATATTTCGAAAATGTAAGCTGCATAAGAGTGAGGGCCTGGACATATGTTGAAAAAGGAGGCGATCCTTTCGACCGGATGACCTTTAGCATGGAGTTACTTAAGCTTGTATAAAATAGCAGCAAAAAAAGAAGATCAGCTACCACTTTGCAGTAGACTTACCTTCTTTTTTTAAAATACCTTGTTATCTTCGAATTGGTTCCTCTTCAAATTCTTCCTTCTTATACTTCAATTTGGTTGCCTCGCCACCTCTTAAGTGGCGGATGGATTTATGATAATCTAATATTTCTTTCACTTCATTTGCTAGTTCAGGATTAATTTCAGGTAGTCTTTCTGTTAAATCCTTATGGACTGTACTTTTGGATACGCCAAACTCCTTCGCAATCACGCGAACTGTTTTTCTCGTCTCCACGATATACTTTCCAATCTTGATAGTCCTCTCTTTGATGTAATCGTGCACACCACTCGCCCTCCCTAATTTGGATGTGAGAAGTGTGAAATGAGACTCGCTTCAAGCTTCTATTATTATTAGGTAACCGCAT is a genomic window of Niallia sp. XMNu-256 containing:
- a CDS encoding flagellar hook-basal body protein, which encodes MMITAPNTLSQLQKQMDVIGHNVANVRTNGYKARTTTFTDLLFQQFETGSEAAREVGRLSPNGVRQGVGAKVAQAQVVMTQGSLENTGRALDLALTKEGQFFRVSVQHEAGREIQYTRDGAFYLTTTSENEVMMVTSSGHPILDENNELIVINGQAKEYRVDESGTINVHLENDDQQVFQLGVSQVEKPQFLELKGNNLLGVPTNMGELNVGIEEIVTDLTDDQVSLKQGALEKSNVDAAKEMTDLIGAQRLYQFQARSINMADQMMGLINGIR
- a CDS encoding rod shape-determining protein, encoding MFARDIGIDLGTANVLIHVKGRGIVLNEPSVVAIDKNSNRVLAVGEEARRMVGRTPGNIVAIRPLKDGVIADFDITEAMLKYFINKLNVKGFLSKPRILICCPTNITSVEQKAIKEAAEKSGGKKIFLEEEPKVAAIGAGMDIFQPSGNMVVDIGGGTTDVAVLSMGDIVTSASIKMAGDKFDSEILNYIKKEYKLLIGERTAENIKITIGTVEPQLKKEEMEIRGRDMVTGLPRTITINSDEIANALRESVAVIVQAAKSVLERTPPELSADIIDRGVILTGGGALLHGIDMLLAEELKVPVLVAENPMDCVAIGTGLMLDNIDRLTRRKIV
- a CDS encoding YwpF family protein, which translates into the protein MKTFKLISLHVVEDDGLKDIHLLEGLVINKENDTRTWLLEAYVSTDYLEYFSNLLKRSDQTTLRIIISRRENDPAFFFSRSLKINKLSDDKMSLLFSGSVKNSNTYAELLLRHLIEKGLTGEKLLQEFRVKMITKPTITPVQK
- the spoIIID gene encoding sporulation transcriptional regulator SpoIIID, giving the protein MHDYIKERTIKIGKYIVETRKTVRVIAKEFGVSKSTVHKDLTERLPEINPELANEVKEILDYHKSIRHLRGGEATKLKYKKEEFEEEPIRR
- a CDS encoding DNA-directed RNA polymerase subunit beta — its product is MAMNENSREALRLQKEEEQQPEKQDKIRLRLIPIWLRVLIVFVLILFSIMAGAAVGYGVLGDGNALDVFNRSTWTHLLDLVEKK
- a CDS encoding flagellar hook-basal body protein; translated protein: MLRGFYAAASGMLTQQRKTEMLANNMANANTPGFKADQSAFRAFPEMLLNRMEQQDGLTPATSRTIGSLNTGVYMQEAMPNFLQCDLKETSLKTDMALLDVSLPINPETDIKGAVFFTIEGPGGEPRYTRNGNFALDGTGYLTTASGGYVLDRLGNRIVLENDHFTVNEEGRILVDGVEAARLGIAYSDQPLTMAKEGDGLFRSNSVLVDADNVDGVNFKIQQGFLEQSNVDTAQTMTEMLTAYRTFEANQKVLQAYDISLQKTVNEVGKIG
- the fabZ gene encoding 3-hydroxyacyl-ACP dehydratase FabZ, producing the protein MLDITQIKEIIPHRYPFLLVDRILEVEEGKKAVGIKNVSANEEFFNGHFPEYPVMPGVLIVEALAQVGAVAMLMKEENRGRLAFFAGIDNCRFKRQVVPGDVLRLEVEMVRLRSTFGKGKAIATVDGELVCETEIMFALSDKKE
- a CDS encoding DUF1646 family protein; this encodes MIGLFIILILVLFLPFTVKKVEHNLEVFLFIMGIAAAIVSGMMNMDLIEKALIDPIQITLAVLIAGLITKWAQVPLEKAILATSKALTPRIFLGLMVIVLGLASSIITAIIAAIILVIIVNVLPLERQSEIRITILACFSIGLGAALTPIGEPLSTIVVSKMGEDFGYLMGLIGPEVIPTVIVLGIISIFFVKTNPSSDTLTAENPAESYKEIIIRAAKIYLFVMGLTFLGHGFEPLIETYILGLSPALLYWINMISAVLDNATLAAAEVSPAMDGETIRAILLGLLIAGGMLIPGNIPNIIAAGKLNITSKEWAVFGLPVGIIIMALFFVILFVF
- the ssb gene encoding single-stranded DNA-binding protein, giving the protein MMNQVILVGRLTKVPELRITQEGTSVTSVTVAVNRQFRNQQGEINADFVQCTLWKKIAENTAQYCRKGSLVGITGRIQTRNYENKEGKRVYVTEVVAETIKFLDSRRQSEPADLQMEPIQVAVGKEG